A region of the Pedococcus aerophilus genome:
GATCGATCCCAGACGTGTGGCCACCGACAAGGCGCAGCTCTTCCTGCGTGCGTCCGACGTGGGCCTGGTCACCTACGCCCGGTCGCTCAACTCGGGGGCGGCGCTGCTCTACCTCAGCTTCGGACTGTCCGTGGTGGCCACGGACACGCCGGTGTTCCGGGAAGCGCTGCCGGCCGAGGCCGTGACGTATGTCGCGAACCCCGCCAACGGGGACGTCGACGGCTTCGCATCGGGTCTGGCCCAGGCTGCCCAGCGCTCGCGGGAGATCACCCATGACGAGGTGCTGGCGTTGATCGCCCACCTCGACAGCCGCCAGGTCAGTGCCGCCTTCCGCGACGAGCTGGGGGCCCGCCTCGGCTGGTGACCGCCGACGGCTCGTCGCCCGAGCCGTGGGTCCTACCGGAGGAGCTCCCCGAGGCTGAGGACCCGACCTGCCATGCCGCGGGCCTGACCCACGGGGACTGCAGGGTCGGCGAGCTCGAGCCTGGCGTCGTCGACGATCTGCACCCAGTCGGTCGCGAAGTCCGAGTCTCCCACCGCTGCGGCTGCCACCTCGAAGCGTGCCTGCACCCGCTCCCGGGTGATGGCCCCTGGCTCCTGGCCGTCGGCGCCGAGGGCGCTCAGGGCCGGCACCGGGCCGTCCTGCACGGTCTCGGGGTCGCCGTGGACGGCATACGTGGAGAGGTCGTCGCTGGTCAAGGCACCACCGATGACGCGCAGGCGTTCGGTCACCCACTCCGGGTCGCGGTCCTTGGCCGGGCGGTCGAAGGGGTGAGCTGCCAGCGCCGGGCCCATGGTCGCCATGAGGTCCTCGGTGATGTCCTTGGGCCCGGACATCTCGGCAGGACGGTCCTGCGCCGCCAGCTTGCTCAGTCCGACCAGGCTGCGCTGCTGCAGGGGCCGGATGCCGAGCTTGGACACCGGCACGAAGCGTCCGCCGTGCAGGGCGTTGCGCATGCCCAGGTAGTGCCACTCGGCGCTCAGCGGGTCGGCTGGGTCGATCCCCACCCGGGTGAGGTAGTCCGAGCAGGTCGCGTCGAAGTCCTCGGCCATGTCCGGGAACCGTGTCGCGATGGAGTCGGCGATGGTCTTGACCGAGCGGAGACCGTAGTTGCCCTTGTAGAGCTCGGAACCGAAGCCCGCGATGGCGAACTGGCCCTTGGCCCGCAGACCGTAGGCCTGGAGCTTGACGGGGTAGTAGGTCAGGGCGCTGTCGAGGGACCACAGGCCCATCGGGTCGCGCACCCGCCAGATCTCGGCCGAGCGGGGGACCGCGGGGAACCGTGAGCCGAGCGGGAAGCCGAACGTCTCGGAGAGCTGCTGGACCACCTCGGCGTCACGCTGGTGCTGCGGCAGCGTGTTCGTGCAGGTGAACCTGGCGGAGTCGCGGCCCACGGGTGAGAGCAGGGCGGCTGCCAGGCAGATCCTGGAGTCCTTGCCTCCCGACAGGGAGAGGCGGGCTGCCTCGGGACCGAGCGTGGCGACCGTGTGGATGATCGAGGCGATCCTGCTGGCTCCGTGACGGATGGTGTCACCGTAGCTCTGCCCGTCCCAGGCGAAGACCTCGCGCATCGGGCGGGTGACGACCTCGGCGCGGGCGCAGGGGTCGGTCAGGTCGACCTCGACGCGCTGGCCGACGGCGACGTACGTGATCTCCTGCACGGGGGTCCGGGTGCTCATCAACTGCGCTGACATGGCGTTGGGCCAGCGCATCGCCCCGATGACGGTGGCGTCCGGGGTGCACGGCAGACCCAGTCGGCGGCGCAGCCGCAGGAGCAGTGCCGCCGAGTCCGAGACCAGCACGAGCCCGGCTGCCGAGGTCGTGAAGAGCGGCATCATCCGATAGAGGTCGGTCGTGACACGCAGTCGGTCGCCTCGCCACGAGCCGATGACATGGCACCCGGGCAGGTCGTCGTCGGCCCACACCCGGGCCCCGCGGCTCCCCCAGCCACTGCGTCCGAAGTAGAGGCCCTCGGCGTCGTCGTCGTAGGCGACCCCTGTGAAGAGGCCCTGGCCCTCGGGCATCAGGTCGCCGGTCGCGTGCCGGGCCAACCAGTCCAGCCTCCAGCCGCCGGGCAGCACCGAGCGCGCGTGGTCGTCCGGGAACTGCGCACCGACCTCGTCGATGGCCTGCCCGAGCGCCTCGTGTCCGTCCTCCCGGCTCAGTGCCAGCAGGTAGTTGGCCATGCCTCCCCCTCCACCGACCCCTGCAGCCGGTCAGCGCCTACGTCAGCGCCAGAGGCCGCGGGTGTCGATGACTGCCTTCTCCGCGAGGAGACGGCGGTCGACGTTGCGGAACTCGCGGTGGTCGACGAGCAGCACGACGATGTCGGCGGCGGCGATGCCCTCGGCGGTCGAGGCGAGCTCGACGTTGGGCAGGGCGGCGAGGCCGGCGGGGAGCTCTTCGATGTTGGGCTCGATGGCGAGCACGCGCGAGGACGAGTGCCGCTGGGCGAGCTGCTTGGTGATCTCCAGGGCCGGCGACTCGCGCAGGTCGTCGATGTCGGGCTTGAAGGCAAGTCCGAGGGCGGCGATGACCGGGTCCTTGAAGCGGTCGGCGCGGTCCTTGACCTTGTTCAGGACGTACTCCGGCTTGTGGTCGTTGACCTCGCGCGCGGTGCGGATGAGGCGGGCCTCGTCGGGGACGGCGCTGACGATGAACCACGGGTCGACCGCGATGCAGTGCCCGCCGACGCCGGGGCCGGGCTGCAGGATGTTGACGCGGGGGTGCTTGTTGGACAGCTCGATGAGCTCGAAGACGTCGATGCCGAGCTTGTCGGCGATGATCGACAGCTCGTTCGCGAAGGCGATGTTGACGTCGCGGTAGGAGTTCTCGGTGAGCTTGGCCATCTCGGCGGTGGTGGCGTCGGTCAGGTGCAGCTCGGCTCCGCAGAAGACCTGGTAGAGGTCACGGGCGCGCTCGGCGGCCACGGTGGTCAGGCCCCCGATGATGCGGTCGTTGGTGACGAGCTCGATCATCACGCGGCCGGGCAGGACCCGCTCGGGGCAGTGCGCGAAGTGGATGATCGGCCGGCCACCGGACCCGTCCAGGGAAAGGTCGTCGCGGGCGTCCAGGACGCGCTTGGCCATGTGCTCGGTGGCCCCGGGAGGGGACGTGGACTCGAGGATGATGAGCTCGTCACCGGTCAGCTGGGGGATGATCGCGTCAGTGGCGGCGTCGATGTAGCTGAGGTCCGCGGCATACCCGTCCTTGAACGGGGTGGGCACCGCGACGATGTAGGTCTCCGCGTGCGGGGTGTCCTTCTGGGCCGAGAGCATGCCCTGGCTCACCGCGCCGGCGACGTGCGTCGCGAGGTCGGGCTCGACGAACGGGACCTCACCACGGTTCA
Encoded here:
- the wecC gene encoding UDP-N-acetyl-D-mannosamine dehydrogenase; translation: MAQHSTVAVIGLGYIGLPTAAILASNGVKVIGVDVSDRHVDAVNRGEVPFVEPDLATHVAGAVSQGMLSAQKDTPHAETYIVAVPTPFKDGYAADLSYIDAATDAIIPQLTGDELIILESTSPPGATEHMAKRVLDARDDLSLDGSGGRPIIHFAHCPERVLPGRVMIELVTNDRIIGGLTTVAAERARDLYQVFCGAELHLTDATTAEMAKLTENSYRDVNIAFANELSIIADKLGIDVFELIELSNKHPRVNILQPGPGVGGHCIAVDPWFIVSAVPDEARLIRTAREVNDHKPEYVLNKVKDRADRFKDPVIAALGLAFKPDIDDLRESPALEITKQLAQRHSSSRVLAIEPNIEELPAGLAALPNVELASTAEGIAAADIVVLLVDHREFRNVDRRLLAEKAVIDTRGLWR